Proteins encoded by one window of Arabidopsis thaliana chromosome 2, partial sequence:
- a CDS encoding senescence regulator (Protein of unknown function, DUF584) (Protein of unknown function, DUF584; CONTAINS InterPro DOMAIN/s: Protein of unknown function DUF584 (InterPro:IPR007608); BEST Arabidopsis thaliana protein match is: Protein of unknown function, DUF584 (TAIR:AT3G45210.1); Has 318 Blast hits to 318 proteins in 20 species: Archae - 0; Bacteria - 0; Metazoa - 0; Fungi - 0; Plants - 318; Viruses - 0; Other Eukaryotes - 0 (source: NCBI BLink).): protein MATSKCYYPRPSHRFFTTDQHVTATSDFELDEWDLFNTGSDSSSSFSFSDLTITSGRTGTNRQIHGGSDSGKAASSLPVNVPDWSKILGDESRRQRKISNEEEVDGDEILCGEGTRRVPPHELLANRRMASFSVHEGAGRTLKGRDLSRVRNTIFKIRGIED from the coding sequence atgGCGACGAGCAAGTGCTACTATCCACGGCCAAGCCACCGTTTCTTCACCACTGACCAACACGTCACCGCCACTTCCGATTTCGAGCTAGACGAATGGGATCTTTTCAATACCGGTTCAGATTCCTCTTCAAGTTTCAGCTTTAGTGACCTTACAATCACATCCGGTCGAACCGGAACTAACCGGCAAATTCACGGTGGTTCTGACTCCGGTAAAGCTGCGTCTTCTCTACCGGTTAACGTACCGGACTGGTCTAAGATTCTTGGAGACGAGAGTCGACGACAGAGGAAGATTTCGAATGAGGAAGAAGTTGACGGAGATGAAATTTTATGCGGCGAAGGTACACGGCGAGTTCCACCGCATGAATTGCTTGCGAACCGGAGGATGGCTTCGTTTTCGGTTCATGAAGGTGCTGGGAGGACTTTGAAAGGAAGAGATCTGAGTAGGGTGCgaaatactatttttaaaattagaggGATCGAAGATTAA
- the LCR32 gene encoding low-molecular-weight cysteine-rich 32 (low-molecular-weight cysteine-rich 32 (LCR32); LOCATED IN: endomembrane system; CONTAINS InterPro DOMAIN/s: S locus-related glycoprotein 1 binding pollen coat (InterPro:IPR010851); BEST Arabidopsis thaliana protein match is: low-molecular-weight cysteine-rich 4 (TAIR:AT3G25265.1); Has 35333 Blast hits to 34131 proteins in 2444 species: Archae - 798; Bacteria - 22429; Metazoa - 974; Fungi - 991; Plants - 531; Viruses - 0; Other Eukaryotes - 9610 (source: NCBI BLink).), with the protein MMGKHIQLSFAILIMFTIFVLGAVGDVDQGYKQQCYKTIDVNLCVTGECKKMCVRRFKQAAGMCIKSVPSAPAPNRCRCIYHC; encoded by the exons ATGATGGGCAAACATATTCAACTCTCGTTTGCTATTCTGATTATGTTCACCATTTTTGTGTTAG GAGCGGTGGGAGACGTGGACCAAGGATATAAACAACAGTGTTATAAGACTATAGATGTAAACCTTTGTGTTACCGGTGAGTGCAAAAAGATGTGTGTAAGGAGGTTTAAGCAAGCGGCTGGTATGTGCATAAAATCAGTTCCATCAGCTCCAGCGCCTAATCGGTGTAGATGCATTTAtcattgttaa
- a CDS encoding uncharacterized protein (unknown protein; Has 18 Blast hits to 18 proteins in 5 species: Archae - 0; Bacteria - 0; Metazoa - 0; Fungi - 0; Plants - 18; Viruses - 0; Other Eukaryotes - 0 (source: NCBI BLink).) → MTSKTCLVFFFSSLILTNFALAQDRAPHGLAYETPVAFSPSAFDFFHTQPENPDPTFNPCSESGCSPLPVAAKVQGASAKAQESDIVSISTGTRSGIEEHGVVGIIFGLAFAVMM, encoded by the coding sequence ATGACTTCGAAAACATgcctcgtcttcttcttctcttctctaatctTAACAAACTTCGCCTTAGCGCAAGACCGAGCTCCTCACGGGTTGGCTTATGAGACCCCAGTGGCATTTTCACCTTCTGCATTTGACTTCTTTCACACACAACCAGAAAACCCGGATCCCACTTTCAACCCTTGCTCGGAATCCGGCTGCTCACCTCTTCCCGTTGCTGCAAAGGTCCAAGGAGCTTCTGCGAAAGCACAGGAAAGCGATATAGTATCAATTTCAACTGGTACAAGAAGCGGAATAGAAGAACATGGTGTGGTTGGAATCATCTTTGGACTTGCGTTTGCGGTGATGATGTGA
- the GLYI8 gene encoding Lactoylglutathione lyase / glyoxalase I family protein (Lactoylglutathione lyase / glyoxalase I family protein; CONTAINS InterPro DOMAIN/s: Glyoxalase/bleomycin resistance protein/dioxygenase (InterPro:IPR004360); BEST Arabidopsis thaliana protein match is: Lactoylglutathione lyase / glyoxalase I family protein (TAIR:AT1G80160.1); Has 1054 Blast hits to 1054 proteins in 326 species: Archae - 2; Bacteria - 538; Metazoa - 105; Fungi - 6; Plants - 229; Viruses - 0; Other Eukaryotes - 174 (source: NCBI BLink).), translated as MEEKKKKGDDELNSKPPLMALNHVSRLCKDVKKSLEFYTKVLGFVEIERPASFDFDGAWLFNYGVGIHLVQAKDQDKLPSDTDHLDPMDNHISFQCEDMEALEKRLKEVKVKYIKRTVGDEKDAAIDQLFFNDPDGFMVEICNCENLELVPCHSADAIRLPEDRHAPPVALPDSSNRRMPQPNS; from the coding sequence atggaggagaagaagaagaaaggcgATGATGAATTGAACTCGAAACCGCCGTTAATGGCGTTGAACCATGTGTCAAGGCTTTGTAAAGACGTCAAAAAGTCTCTCGAGTTCTACACAAAGGTATTAGGGTTCGTGGAGATAGAGCGTCCAGCTTCTTTCGACTTCGACGGTGCGTGGCTTTTCAACTACGGCGTTGGGATCCACTTGGTGCAGGCCAAGGACCAAGATAAGTTACCTTCTGACACGGACCATTTGGACCCAATGGATAACCACATCTCTTTCCAGTGTGAAGATATGGAAGCTTTGGAGAAGAGGCTCAAGGAGGTGAAGGTAAAGTACATCAAGAGGACGGTGGGTGATGAGAAAGATGCAGCTATCGACCAGCTCTTCTTCAATGACCCTGACGGCTTTATGGTTGAAATCTGTAACTGCGAGAATCTCGAACTTGTCCCGTGCCATTCAGCCGACGCCATACGCCTCCCAGAAGACCGACATGCACCTCCTGTTGCCCTCCCTGACTCCTCCAACCGTAGGATGCCCCAGCCCAATTCTTAA
- a CDS encoding uncharacterized protein (unknown protein; Has 30201 Blast hits to 17322 proteins in 780 species: Archae - 12; Bacteria - 1396; Metazoa - 17338; Fungi - 3422; Plants - 5037; Viruses - 0; Other Eukaryotes - 2996 (source: NCBI BLink).), with amino-acid sequence MSWTGSHQRGKHKFYGDPRRTILLLESHDVDAILLFCACAKAP; translated from the coding sequence ATGAGTTGGACTGGTTCACATCAGCGTGGCAAACACAAGTTCTACGGTGATCCCCGCCGCACCATTCTGCTTCTAGAATCACATGACGTCGATGCTATCTTGCTTTTCTGTGCTTGTGCGAAAGCTCCATAA
- a CDS encoding zinc finger, C3HC4 type family protein (unknown protein; Has 28 Blast hits to 28 proteins in 12 species: Archae - 0; Bacteria - 0; Metazoa - 0; Fungi - 0; Plants - 28; Viruses - 0; Other Eukaryotes - 0 (source: NCBI BLink).) produces the protein MISILAQERLLGYTLGSALTGFIVFEQRKLIHDSVSDPKSQSIDQAQVSDRIFGKKYRMEFASLWNKAVDQTFEPAIEYLSSRKW, from the exons ATGATCAGCATTCTCGCTCAG GAACGTCTTCTTGGTTACACTCTTGGTAGCGCTTTGACTGGATTCATCGTTTTTGAGCAGAGAAAACTCATCCATGACTCCGTTTCCGATCCTAAATCTCAATCCATTGATCAAGCTCAG GTGAGTGATCGTATTTTCGGGAAGAAATATCGTATGGAATTTGCGTCTCTGTGGAACAAAGCTGTGGATCAGACTTTTGAACCTGCGATTGAGTATCTTAGTTCACGTAAATGGTAG
- a CDS encoding proline-rich family protein (proline-rich family protein; LOCATED IN: endomembrane system; EXPRESSED IN: male gametophyte, flower, pollen tube; EXPRESSED DURING: L mature pollen stage, M germinated pollen stage, 4 anthesis; Has 177702 Blast hits to 74235 proteins in 2752 species: Archae - 323; Bacteria - 50033; Metazoa - 56215; Fungi - 26362; Plants - 14116; Viruses - 3662; Other Eukaryotes - 26991 (source: NCBI BLink).), which yields MAKKLCFIVMLSICLLIFDFAGAQEESPSPAAVSPGREPSTDSPLSPSSSPEEDSPLSPSSSPEEDSPLPPSSSPEEDSPLAPSSSPEVDSPLAPSSSPEVDSPQPPSSSPEADSPLPPSSSPEANSPQSPASSPKPESLADSPSPPPPPPQPESPSSPSYPEPAPVPAPSDDDSDDDPEPETEYFPSPAPSPELGMAQDIKASDAAGEELNDERGEDYGMSGLEKAGIAIGTILGVGAIVIGALVYKKRRDNMTRARYTYFTEGEFL from the coding sequence ATGGCGAAAAAGCTCTGTTTCATTGTTATGCTATCAATATGTCTCCTAATTTTTGACTTTGCGGGTGCTCAGGAGGAATCTCCTTCACCTGCTGCTGTCTCGCCAGGACGTGAACCTTCAACGGATTCTCCTTTGTCACCGTCTTCATCACCGGAAGAAGATTCTCCTTTGTCACCGTCTTCATCACCGGAAGAAGATTCTCCTCTCCCACCATCTTCATCACCGGAAGAAGATTCTCCTCTGGCACCGTCTTCATCACCGGAAGTAGATTCTCCTCTGGCACCGTCTTCTTCACCAGAAGTAGATTCCCCTCAGCCACCGTCTTCTTCACCAGAAGCAGATTCTCCTCTGCCACCGTCTTCTTCACCAGAAGCGAATTCCCCTCAGTCACCGGCTTCATCACCGAAACCTGAATCCCTAGCGGATTCTCCTTCACCACCCCCACCTCCTCCTCAGCCGgaatctccttcttctccatcataTCCTGAACCAGCACCTGTTCCTGCTCCATCTGACGATGATTCGGATGATGATCCCGAGCCAGAGACCGAATATTTCCCTTCTCCGGCGCCATCTCCGGAATTGGGAATGGCACAAGACATCAAAGCAAGTGATGCTGCCGGCGAAGAACTCAATGACGAAAGAGGTGAAGATTATGGAATGAGTGGATTGGAGAAAGCCGGAATAGCCATTGGAACGATACTCGGAGTAGGAGCTATTGTAATCGGAGCTCTTGTTTACAAGAAACGAAGAGATAACATGACCAGAGCTCGTTACACTTACTTTACTGAAGGAGAGTTCCTTTAA
- a CDS encoding zinc finger (CCCH-type) family protein (zinc finger (CCCH-type) family protein; FUNCTIONS IN: zinc ion binding, RNA methyltransferase activity, nucleic acid binding; INVOLVED IN: acetate biosynthetic process from carbon monoxide, methanol oxidation, RNA processing; LOCATED IN: cellular_component unknown; EXPRESSED IN: 22 plant structures; EXPRESSED DURING: 13 growth stages; CONTAINS InterPro DOMAIN/s: Zinc finger, CCCH-type (InterPro:IPR000571), (Uracil-5)-methyltransferase (InterPro:IPR010280); BEST Arabidopsis thaliana protein match is: RNA methyltransferase family protein (TAIR:AT3G21300.1); Has 8231 Blast hits to 7095 proteins in 1964 species: Archae - 111; Bacteria - 7000; Metazoa - 343; Fungi - 116; Plants - 121; Viruses - 4; Other Eukaryotes - 536 (source: NCBI BLink).): METSSIEINELPLATKTQTPPASVEPIPMETSSIDELPSSDSNATDNIEAVGEKRKRADEDEKTNLESSDTKITTPSPWWKTSLCSYFRREASCSHGNECKYAHGEAELRMKPDNTWDPTSERGKKAKAMKMSEHEEKEEDEVLFTEQMMESIDGDEGGGGSVSVVDLSLSKCLVHLPNKWQSDELKKFLGEQGVLYKSAKKRRGMIVGFVTFENAEQLQSGVEILDGKTVNSSNLKIADVLPRTFDKNDARKSVKSARDAVTPLAYLSYADQLEQKKTSIGQMLKKLARNARKACPNGNSLPQWVLTSRDRGGLACNLEGIIESPITNGYRNKCEFSVGLSLQGKPTVGFSLGSFCAGVTAVEEPVDCPNVSKIASQYASIFQKFIENSKFQVWNRFQHSGFWRQLTVREGRKPGVFSNDEDAITRIAEVMLMVQVCLTGSDEAEVATEFEELAKAFAEGARASSPTLPLTVLVVQNHSGISNVAPPDAPLQVLAIPISDNGTDQEQTTNVLTEARIHDHINNLRFSISPTAFFQVNTVTAEKLYSIAGDWADLGPDTLLFDVCCGTGTIGLTLAHRVGMVIGIEMNASAVADAERNATINGISNCKFICSKAEDVMSSLLKQYLDVTQMEEAKPLSNANDDLNKQIPSTEEMTNSEHVADQNLPPSNTQVEELQDNEQKDSSSLEPEKTTKPQFKNVVAIVDPPRSGLHPAVIKALRTHPRLKRLVYISCNPETLVANAIELCTPSFDEPDRGNKNYRGRKKIGIAALARHRAKSMPTSEAFRPVKAMAVDLFPHTDHCEMVMLLER; encoded by the exons ATGGAAACATCATCAATCGAAATCAACGAGCTTCCATTAGCCACCAAAACCCAAACACCTCCTGCTTCCGTCGAGCCAATTCCAATGGAGACATCATCAATCGACGAGCTTCCATCGTCCGATTCGAATGCAACGGATAACATTGAAGCTGTTGGTGAGAAACGGAAACGCGCCGATGAAGACGAGAAAACCAATCTCGAATCGTCAGACACGAAGATTACTACTCCTTCACCGTGGTGGAAGACGAGTCTCTGTTCTTACTTTAGGCGTGAGGCTTCGTGTAGTCATGGAAACGAATGTAAATACGCTCACGGTGAAGCGGAGCTCCGGATGAAACCGGATAATACTTGGGATCCGACTTCTGAGCGTGGAAAGAAAGCCAAGGCTATGAAGATGTCTGAgcatgaagagaaagaagaagacgaggtTTTGTTTACTGAGCAGATGATGGAATCAATTGATGGTGATGAAGGAGGTGGTGGTAGTGTTAGTGTTGTTGATTTGTCACTAAGTAAATGTTTGGTGCATTTACCTAATAAATGGCAATCTGatgaattgaagaaatttttaGGAGAACAG GGAGTTCTATATAAGTctgcaaagaaaagaagaggaatgattgttggttttgttacatttgagaaTGCAGAACAATTGCAGAGTGGCGTGgag ATTTTGGATGGAAAAACTGTTAATAGCAGTAATTTGAAGATTGCTGATGTTCTTCCGCGTACATTTGACAAGAATGATGCAAGAAAATCGGTTAAAAGTGCTCGTGACGCTGTGACTCCCTTGGCTTACTTGTCTTATGCTGACCAgcttgaacaaaaaaagacttcTATAGGCCAAATGCTGAAAAAACTT GCGAGGAATGCGCGTAAAGCTTGTCCAAATGGGAATTCACTTCCACAATGGGTCCTTACATCGAGAGACAGAG GTGGTCTTGCATGCAACCTCGAGGGCATTATAGAATCACCGATTACAAATGGCTACAGGAACAAGTGTGAGTTCTCGGTTGGATTATCTCTTCAGGGGAAGCCAACTGTTGGATTCAGTCTAGGAagtttttg TGCGGGTGTGACAGCAGTCGAGGAGCCTGTGGATTGCCCCAACGTCTCCAAAATTGCTTCTCAATATGCTTCAATATTTCAGAAGTTtatagaaaattcaaaattccaAGTTTGGAATAGGTTTCAACATAGTGGGTTCTGGCGGCAATTGACG gTTCGAGAGGGGAGAAAACCCGGCGTGTTTTCAAATGATGAAGATGCTATTACAAGAATCGCGGAGGTTATGCTTATGGTTCAG GTTTGTTTAACTGGTTCTGATGAGGCAGAAGTGGCCACTGAGTTTGAAGAATTGGCGAAAGCGTTTGCTGAAGGAGCTAGAGCAAGCTCTCCTACTCTTCCTCTGACTGTATTAGTTGTTCAG AATCACTCAGGAATATCAAATGTTGCACCACCTGATGCTCCACTGCAAGTGCTGGCTATTCCAATTTCAGATAATGGGACAGATCAGGAGCAAACCACCAATGTCTTGACTGAAGCTCGGATTCATGATCACATTAACAACCTTCGGTTCAGCATATCCCCAACAGCATTTTTTCAG GTTAATACCGTCACCGCAGAGAAGTTATACTCAATTGCTGGAGACTGGGCTGACCTTGGTCCCGACACTTTGCTCTTCGATGTATGCTGTGGAACTGGAACAATTGGGCTTACACTGGCACATCGTGTTGGCATG GTAATTGGCATAGAAATGAATGCTTCGGCTGTAGCAGATGCCGAACGGAATGCAACGATCAATGGCATAAGCAACTGCAAGTTCATCTGCTCAAAG GCAGAGGATGTTATGAGCTCTCTACTTAAACAGTACCTAGATGTGACTCAAATGGAAGAAGCTAAGCCTCTAAGTAATGCTAACGATGATCTCAACAAACAAATTCCCTCAACAGAAGAAATGACAAACTCAGAGCATGTAGCTGATCAAAACCTACCTCCTTCAAACACTCAAGTGGAAGAACTTCAAGACAATGAGCAGAAGGATTCCTCGTCCTTAGAACCggaaaaaactacaaaaccaCAGTTCAAAAATGTGGTTGCTATAGTCGATCCACCTCGCTCTGGACTTCATCCAGCTGTAATCAAAGCTCTAAGAACCCATCCCCGGTTAAAGAGACTTGT GTACATTTCGTGCAACCCTGAAACGCTAGTGGCAAACGCGATAGAGCTTTGCACGCCATCTTTTGATGAACCGGatagaggaaacaaaaattacagaGGGCGCAAGAAAATAGGCATTGCCGCTTTGGCTCGACATAGAGCCAAGTCAATGCCAACTTCTGAGGCTTTTAGACCTGTCAAAGCAATGGCCGTTGACCTTTTCCCCCACACTGACCACTGCGAAATGGTAATGCTCCTTGAGAGGTAA
- a CDS encoding zinc finger (CCCH-type) family protein (zinc finger (CCCH-type) family protein; FUNCTIONS IN: zinc ion binding, RNA methyltransferase activity, nucleic acid binding; INVOLVED IN: RNA processing; LOCATED IN: cellular_component unknown; EXPRESSED IN: 22 plant structures; EXPRESSED DURING: 13 growth stages; CONTAINS InterPro DOMAIN/s: Zinc finger, CCCH-type (InterPro:IPR000571), (Uracil-5)-methyltransferase (InterPro:IPR010280); BEST Arabidopsis thaliana protein match is: RNA methyltransferase family protein (TAIR:AT3G21300.1).): METSSIEINELPLATKTQTPPASVEPIPMETSSIDELPSSDSNATDNIEAVGEKRKRADEDEKTNLESSDTKITTPSPWWKTSLCSYFRREASCSHGNECKYAHGEAELRMKPDNTWDPTSERGKKAKAMKMSEHEEKEEDEVLFTEQMMESIDGDEGGGGSVSVVDLSLSKCLVHLPNKWQSDELKKFLGEQGVLYKSAKKRRGMIVGFVTFENAEQLQSGVEILDGKTVNSSNLKIADVLPRTFDKNDARKSVKSARDAVTPLAYLSYADQLEQKKTSIGQMLKKLARNARKACPNGNSLPQWVLTSRDRGGLACNLEGIIESPITNGYRNKCEFSVGLSLQGKPTVGFSLGSFCAGVTAVEEPVDCPNVSKIASQYASIFQKFIENSKFQVWNRFQHSGFWRQLTVREGRKPGVFSNDEDAITRIAEVMLMVQVCLTGSDEAEVATEFEELAKAFAEGARASSPTLPLTVLVVQNHSGISNVAPPDAPLQVLAIPISDNGTDQEQTTNVLTEARIHDHINNLRFSISPTAFFQVNTVTAEKLYSIAGDWADLGPDTLLFDVCCGTGTIGLTLAHRVGMVIGIEMNASAVADAERNATINGISNCKFICSKAEDVMSSLLKQYLDVTQMEEAKPLSNANDDLNKQIPSTEEMTNSEHVADQNLPPSNTQVEELQDNEQKDSSSLEPEKTTKPQFKNVVAIVDPPRSGLHPAVIKALRTHPRYISCNPETLVANAIELCTPSFDEPDRGNKNYRGRKKIGIAALARHRAKSMPTSEAFRPVKAMAVDLFPHTDHCEMVMLLER, from the exons ATGGAAACATCATCAATCGAAATCAACGAGCTTCCATTAGCCACCAAAACCCAAACACCTCCTGCTTCCGTCGAGCCAATTCCAATGGAGACATCATCAATCGACGAGCTTCCATCGTCCGATTCGAATGCAACGGATAACATTGAAGCTGTTGGTGAGAAACGGAAACGCGCCGATGAAGACGAGAAAACCAATCTCGAATCGTCAGACACGAAGATTACTACTCCTTCACCGTGGTGGAAGACGAGTCTCTGTTCTTACTTTAGGCGTGAGGCTTCGTGTAGTCATGGAAACGAATGTAAATACGCTCACGGTGAAGCGGAGCTCCGGATGAAACCGGATAATACTTGGGATCCGACTTCTGAGCGTGGAAAGAAAGCCAAGGCTATGAAGATGTCTGAgcatgaagagaaagaagaagacgaggtTTTGTTTACTGAGCAGATGATGGAATCAATTGATGGTGATGAAGGAGGTGGTGGTAGTGTTAGTGTTGTTGATTTGTCACTAAGTAAATGTTTGGTGCATTTACCTAATAAATGGCAATCTGatgaattgaagaaatttttaGGAGAACAG GGAGTTCTATATAAGTctgcaaagaaaagaagaggaatgattgttggttttgttacatttgagaaTGCAGAACAATTGCAGAGTGGCGTGgag ATTTTGGATGGAAAAACTGTTAATAGCAGTAATTTGAAGATTGCTGATGTTCTTCCGCGTACATTTGACAAGAATGATGCAAGAAAATCGGTTAAAAGTGCTCGTGACGCTGTGACTCCCTTGGCTTACTTGTCTTATGCTGACCAgcttgaacaaaaaaagacttcTATAGGCCAAATGCTGAAAAAACTT GCGAGGAATGCGCGTAAAGCTTGTCCAAATGGGAATTCACTTCCACAATGGGTCCTTACATCGAGAGACAGAG GTGGTCTTGCATGCAACCTCGAGGGCATTATAGAATCACCGATTACAAATGGCTACAGGAACAAGTGTGAGTTCTCGGTTGGATTATCTCTTCAGGGGAAGCCAACTGTTGGATTCAGTCTAGGAagtttttg TGCGGGTGTGACAGCAGTCGAGGAGCCTGTGGATTGCCCCAACGTCTCCAAAATTGCTTCTCAATATGCTTCAATATTTCAGAAGTTtatagaaaattcaaaattccaAGTTTGGAATAGGTTTCAACATAGTGGGTTCTGGCGGCAATTGACG gTTCGAGAGGGGAGAAAACCCGGCGTGTTTTCAAATGATGAAGATGCTATTACAAGAATCGCGGAGGTTATGCTTATGGTTCAG GTTTGTTTAACTGGTTCTGATGAGGCAGAAGTGGCCACTGAGTTTGAAGAATTGGCGAAAGCGTTTGCTGAAGGAGCTAGAGCAAGCTCTCCTACTCTTCCTCTGACTGTATTAGTTGTTCAG AATCACTCAGGAATATCAAATGTTGCACCACCTGATGCTCCACTGCAAGTGCTGGCTATTCCAATTTCAGATAATGGGACAGATCAGGAGCAAACCACCAATGTCTTGACTGAAGCTCGGATTCATGATCACATTAACAACCTTCGGTTCAGCATATCCCCAACAGCATTTTTTCAG GTTAATACCGTCACCGCAGAGAAGTTATACTCAATTGCTGGAGACTGGGCTGACCTTGGTCCCGACACTTTGCTCTTCGATGTATGCTGTGGAACTGGAACAATTGGGCTTACACTGGCACATCGTGTTGGCATG GTAATTGGCATAGAAATGAATGCTTCGGCTGTAGCAGATGCCGAACGGAATGCAACGATCAATGGCATAAGCAACTGCAAGTTCATCTGCTCAAAG GCAGAGGATGTTATGAGCTCTCTACTTAAACAGTACCTAGATGTGACTCAAATGGAAGAAGCTAAGCCTCTAAGTAATGCTAACGATGATCTCAACAAACAAATTCCCTCAACAGAAGAAATGACAAACTCAGAGCATGTAGCTGATCAAAACCTACCTCCTTCAAACACTCAAGTGGAAGAACTTCAAGACAATGAGCAGAAGGATTCCTCGTCCTTAGAACCggaaaaaactacaaaaccaCAGTTCAAAAATGTGGTTGCTATAGTCGATCCACCTCGCTCTGGACTTCATCCAGCTGTAATCAAAGCTCTAAGAACCCATCCCCG GTACATTTCGTGCAACCCTGAAACGCTAGTGGCAAACGCGATAGAGCTTTGCACGCCATCTTTTGATGAACCGGatagaggaaacaaaaattacagaGGGCGCAAGAAAATAGGCATTGCCGCTTTGGCTCGACATAGAGCCAAGTCAATGCCAACTTCTGAGGCTTTTAGACCTGTCAAAGCAATGGCCGTTGACCTTTTCCCCCACACTGACCACTGCGAAATGGTAATGCTCCTTGAGAGGTAA